From the Longibacter salinarum genome, one window contains:
- a CDS encoding DNA polymerase III subunit alpha — translation MVHLHTRSWFSFQDGGSSPEDLARRAAELGIPSVALTDRHGVYGAVRFQKACREHGVHPVIGAEVDVAPVWDEEDAGANAAPLVLLAASRDGYQHLCRILTAAHLRDREAPFATLSDLSTHAGELFCLTGTYHSRCWSLVDARRHDGAVRWIRTLERIFGDHLSIEISNHLRPGDKKRMQRLDRLAEATGVPLAATGDVRYAIREHYQRYDLLTCIREGVTVFDAHPARPRNAEALLRGEAASRRLIPYPGAWDRATEIARACRVDLIPDALTTPAARYDADLPPEAYLRRLCRTALRDRYAPGNRAEARRRLNDELQTIRDLGLDEFFLVVREIVEEARNRGIRCKGRGSAANSIVAYLLGITGVDPIAHNLLFERFLHRGRKGTPDIDVDFDSDRRDEVIRWMEERFGIEQTAMTATLVTYRLRSALRETAKALGWPLDLISDLTAQVPGRGAAYVSDFSERIRRTLGDTPLVDTLLKMTAALDGCPRHLGLHSGGMVLSRTPLAHYTPVQQSANGVRVVQFDKHDVEALGLVKFDVLGLRMLATLSEATDLMRRHQTDAAQDALPLDDLPLDDVQTFNLIRTGKTVGLFQIESQGQMHLLAKHQPESFGDLITEIALFRPGPLQGNMVDPFVRRRRGQAKVTYDHPSLRPILHDTYGIILFQEQVLEVAHQFANMPLEDADKFRRLMSSFRDPGEMEDMRQRFVDGAVENGATEETAHSVFDKVAGFVGYGFCRSHAAAFAQTVYQSAYLKAHHPAPFFAAVMQHRPGMYSQMTLEEEARRFGVVIRGPDIHRSGVRFDLEPCADAGTGWAIRKPLASVKHVSPEDAQEIVWARLDGPFESVEDLYTRVAMDVDAFRSLARAGALDSISGSSRGALWEVGVLHQRLGEPGRQLDRTLFDQPVVVEADVPDLPELDESERLSWDLQTHAAARRHPMTLARRTLQDLEIRTVDTCFRFGRYVPLNPTGPPPRLTVAGLAILRQRPSSASGVTFLTVEDETGFIQCIVYPKVWAAYEHVLTAGHVIVRGPLQVDGNWRGLVVEEAWRLDGIFGGYEGHPSASGGRDRWIRGLSSEQEDTTPTLLPDSSSEGSSVD, via the coding sequence ATCGTTCACCTTCACACCCGAAGCTGGTTTTCTTTTCAGGACGGCGGGTCGTCGCCGGAGGATCTGGCGCGGCGGGCGGCGGAACTGGGCATTCCCTCCGTGGCGCTGACGGATCGGCACGGCGTGTACGGTGCCGTGCGTTTTCAGAAGGCGTGTCGGGAGCACGGCGTCCACCCGGTGATCGGGGCGGAGGTGGACGTCGCACCGGTCTGGGACGAGGAGGACGCCGGGGCCAACGCAGCACCACTCGTGCTGCTGGCCGCCTCGCGGGATGGGTATCAGCACCTCTGTCGCATTCTCACGGCGGCGCACCTGCGGGACCGGGAGGCTCCCTTTGCCACACTGAGCGATCTGTCCACGCATGCCGGCGAACTATTCTGCCTGACCGGCACCTACCACAGCCGATGTTGGTCGCTGGTGGATGCACGGCGACACGATGGTGCCGTGCGGTGGATCCGGACGCTGGAGCGCATTTTTGGCGATCACCTCTCGATCGAAATCAGCAACCACCTGCGGCCTGGCGACAAGAAGCGGATGCAGCGCCTTGACCGTCTGGCCGAAGCGACCGGCGTCCCGCTGGCGGCCACGGGAGACGTGCGCTACGCCATCCGCGAGCATTACCAGCGGTATGATCTTCTGACCTGCATCCGGGAAGGCGTGACGGTGTTCGATGCGCATCCCGCCCGGCCCCGCAACGCAGAGGCGCTGCTTCGCGGGGAAGCCGCGTCTCGTCGCCTCATCCCGTATCCCGGTGCCTGGGATCGGGCCACCGAGATCGCCCGCGCCTGCCGTGTCGACCTGATCCCGGACGCGCTGACGACGCCCGCCGCACGCTACGATGCTGACCTTCCACCGGAAGCGTACCTGCGGCGCCTCTGTCGCACGGCTCTGCGTGATCGCTACGCGCCGGGCAACCGTGCCGAGGCGCGAAGGCGGCTGAACGATGAGCTTCAGACGATCCGCGACCTCGGGTTGGACGAGTTCTTCCTGGTCGTCCGTGAGATCGTAGAAGAGGCACGCAATCGAGGCATTCGGTGCAAGGGGCGGGGCTCGGCGGCGAACTCGATCGTCGCCTATCTCCTCGGCATCACCGGCGTCGACCCGATCGCCCACAACCTGCTGTTCGAGCGCTTCCTACATCGCGGCCGGAAGGGGACGCCGGACATTGACGTCGACTTTGACTCCGACCGCCGCGATGAGGTGATCCGGTGGATGGAGGAGCGGTTTGGGATCGAGCAGACGGCGATGACAGCGACGCTTGTCACGTACCGCCTCCGGTCGGCGCTCCGCGAAACCGCCAAAGCCCTCGGCTGGCCGCTCGACCTCATCAGCGACCTCACGGCGCAAGTGCCAGGGCGCGGCGCGGCCTACGTGTCGGACTTCAGCGAACGCATCCGGCGCACCCTCGGCGACACGCCGCTCGTGGACACGCTACTCAAGATGACGGCCGCCCTCGATGGTTGTCCTCGTCACCTCGGGCTCCACAGCGGCGGGATGGTGCTCTCGCGAACGCCGCTCGCGCACTACACGCCGGTGCAGCAGTCCGCCAACGGGGTCCGGGTCGTGCAATTCGACAAGCACGATGTCGAAGCTCTCGGGCTCGTCAAGTTCGACGTGCTCGGGCTGCGCATGCTGGCGACGCTCAGTGAGGCAACCGACCTCATGCGGCGGCACCAGACCGATGCGGCACAGGACGCACTGCCGCTCGACGATCTGCCGCTTGACGATGTGCAGACCTTCAATCTGATTCGCACGGGCAAAACCGTCGGTCTTTTCCAGATCGAGTCGCAGGGGCAGATGCACCTGCTTGCCAAGCACCAGCCGGAATCGTTCGGTGACCTGATTACCGAAATCGCGCTATTCCGACCGGGGCCGCTGCAGGGCAACATGGTGGATCCATTCGTGCGTCGCCGCCGGGGGCAGGCGAAGGTCACGTACGACCATCCGTCGCTCCGGCCGATTCTCCATGACACATACGGCATTATTCTTTTTCAGGAGCAGGTGCTGGAGGTTGCGCATCAGTTCGCGAACATGCCGCTGGAGGATGCCGACAAGTTTCGGCGGCTGATGTCGTCGTTCCGCGATCCCGGCGAGATGGAGGACATGCGGCAGCGGTTTGTCGACGGAGCAGTCGAGAACGGTGCGACCGAGGAGACCGCGCATAGCGTGTTCGACAAGGTGGCGGGCTTCGTCGGGTACGGGTTCTGCCGCAGTCATGCCGCCGCGTTCGCGCAGACGGTCTACCAGTCGGCCTACCTGAAGGCGCACCATCCGGCGCCGTTCTTTGCCGCAGTGATGCAGCACCGGCCCGGCATGTACAGTCAGATGACGCTCGAAGAAGAGGCGCGGCGGTTCGGAGTCGTGATTCGTGGGCCCGACATCCACCGGTCCGGGGTGCGCTTCGATCTGGAGCCATGTGCGGATGCCGGTACCGGGTGGGCGATTCGCAAGCCTCTCGCCAGCGTGAAGCACGTGTCGCCGGAGGACGCACAGGAGATCGTGTGGGCGCGCCTCGACGGGCCGTTCGAATCGGTCGAAGATCTGTACACGCGGGTGGCCATGGACGTGGATGCGTTTCGCAGTCTTGCGCGGGCCGGGGCACTCGACTCAATTTCCGGCTCCAGTCGTGGAGCACTCTGGGAGGTAGGCGTACTGCACCAGCGCCTCGGTGAGCCCGGACGGCAGCTGGATCGAACCCTGTTCGACCAGCCGGTTGTGGTGGAGGCTGATGTGCCAGACCTCCCCGAACTCGATGAGTCCGAGCGTCTGAGCTGGGACCTGCAGACCCACGCCGCTGCACGCCGTCACCCGATGACCCTCGCCCGGCGGACGCTGCAGGACCTGGAGATCCGGACGGTCGACACCTGCTTCCGCTTCGGGCGCTACGTCCCGCTCAACCCGACGGGGCCTCCGCCACGGCTGACGGTGGCCGGCCTCGCGATCCTTCGCCAGAGACCCTCATCGGCGTCTGGTGTCACGTTTCTCACGGTCGAGGACGAAACGGGATTTATCCAGTGCATTGTATACCCGAAAGTCTGGGCCGCCTACGAGCACGTCCTCACTGCCGGGCATGTCATCGTCCGCGGCCCGCTTCAGGTGGATGGAAACTGGCGCGGCCTCGTCGTCGAAGAGGCGTGGCGTCTCGACGGCATCTTCGGCGGATACGAAGGCCATCCGAGTGCTTCGGGCGGACGCGATCGCTGGATCCGTGGGCTGAGCTCGGAGCAGGAGGACACGACTCCGACTCTGTTGCCGGATTCATCATCGGAGGGCTCTTCCGTTGACTAA
- the dinB gene encoding DNA polymerase IV produces MSTDVPSRKIIHVDMDAFYASVEQRDFPDQYAGKPIAVGGRPPRGVVMTASYEARPYGVHSAQPSAEAKRLCPDLIFVKARMDVYREVSRDIRAIFERYTDLIEPLSLDEAYLDVTEPKQGPPSGTLIARQIREAIAEETGLTASAGVAPSKFLAKVASDRNKPDGLTVVTPDDVMSFIAALEIQTFHGVGPVTAQRMRNLGIHTGADLQAVDESDLVKHFGRRGHFFYRIAHGRDTRPVRPNRTRKSVGAERTFRDDIAEPEVMMERLEPLAERVMRRIERAERRGRTVTLKMKSFRHEVSTRQVTLDRFVRSQSDLLAIARRLLHDPHPPEEPVRLLGLSVSNLTDPEAEVFAVQMELPFP; encoded by the coding sequence GTGAGCACCGACGTCCCGTCTCGCAAAATTATCCACGTCGACATGGACGCGTTCTATGCGTCGGTGGAGCAGCGGGACTTTCCGGACCAGTATGCAGGGAAGCCGATTGCCGTAGGCGGTCGGCCGCCGCGAGGGGTTGTGATGACAGCGAGTTACGAGGCGCGTCCGTACGGCGTCCACTCAGCGCAGCCATCGGCCGAAGCAAAGCGCCTGTGTCCGGATCTCATCTTCGTCAAGGCGCGGATGGACGTGTATCGGGAGGTGTCGCGGGACATCCGTGCGATTTTTGAGCGCTACACCGACCTCATCGAGCCGCTGTCGCTCGACGAAGCCTACCTGGATGTGACCGAGCCGAAGCAGGGGCCGCCGTCCGGTACACTGATCGCCCGCCAGATTCGGGAGGCGATTGCAGAGGAAACCGGGCTCACCGCGTCGGCTGGCGTGGCCCCGAGCAAGTTTCTGGCAAAAGTTGCGTCGGACCGAAATAAGCCAGATGGGCTGACGGTCGTGACGCCGGACGACGTGATGAGCTTCATCGCCGCCCTGGAGATCCAGACCTTTCACGGCGTGGGGCCGGTCACGGCACAGCGGATGCGGAATCTCGGCATCCATACCGGAGCCGATCTGCAGGCGGTCGACGAGTCCGACCTGGTGAAGCACTTCGGCCGTCGAGGGCATTTCTTCTACCGGATCGCTCACGGACGAGATACGCGGCCGGTGCGCCCGAATCGAACCCGGAAGTCGGTCGGTGCCGAGCGCACGTTTCGTGACGACATCGCGGAGCCGGAGGTCATGATGGAGCGTCTGGAGCCGCTGGCCGAGCGGGTGATGCGGCGCATCGAACGAGCGGAGCGCCGGGGGCGCACAGTGACGCTCAAGATGAAAAGCTTCCGCCACGAGGTGTCGACCCGGCAGGTCACGCTCGACCGGTTCGTCCGCTCGCAGTCCGACCTGCTTGCCATTGCCCGGCGCCTGCTTCACGACCCGCACCCACCCGAGGAGCCTGTGCGGCTGCTGGGGCTGTCGGTCTCGAATTTGACGGATCCGGAAGCGGAAGTCTTTGCCGTTCAGATGGAGTTGCCGTTTCCTTGA
- a CDS encoding DNA polymerase Y family protein yields the protein MDVGCVHIPHVGAWAIRECEGQDDLGELVVVESGRVASASVAAQSAGVERGMTTARVRTLCPDVTVRPRDPALEAAAWQRVEARLNEVTPYVETESPGRAFVRPHRRARLAEVIDDLGARAALAPSRSVAQLAAGKAIRGELLKIDAEHVTSFLRRLPVGALAEAVVPADVAEQLALFGYGTVHAVRALSKRHLTAQFGDDGACLHAFLHDDDPPISAYVPPPSICESYTFEHTHDEPGRIETILVELVQDAVKRLERRTTQRLTVRLEERNRQTQTAARTLREPKEDAGDLAGLASTLLHTLVHDGMRVSAVSVELGALATPAGRQGRLFNERPGVRKVIEAVEQRYPGAVQRVVTEAAAIFDEDRYDFVPVRTA from the coding sequence ATGGACGTCGGATGTGTGCACATTCCCCATGTCGGAGCGTGGGCGATTCGAGAGTGCGAGGGGCAAGACGATCTGGGGGAACTGGTTGTTGTCGAGTCGGGGCGTGTGGCGTCGGCGTCGGTTGCGGCGCAGTCGGCCGGAGTGGAGCGCGGCATGACGACGGCCCGCGTGCGAACGCTCTGTCCGGACGTCACCGTGCGGCCGCGCGACCCCGCGCTGGAGGCGGCGGCGTGGCAGCGCGTAGAGGCCCGGCTGAATGAAGTAACTCCGTACGTGGAGACGGAGTCGCCGGGTCGTGCCTTCGTGCGCCCGCATCGGCGTGCACGCCTGGCTGAGGTGATCGATGACTTGGGCGCGCGGGCGGCCCTGGCGCCGTCGCGGTCGGTCGCTCAGCTGGCAGCGGGGAAGGCGATTCGCGGCGAACTGCTGAAGATTGACGCGGAGCACGTGACGAGCTTTCTGCGCCGCCTGCCGGTCGGTGCGCTGGCGGAGGCCGTCGTGCCGGCGGACGTGGCGGAGCAACTGGCTCTGTTCGGGTACGGGACGGTCCACGCGGTGCGTGCGCTGTCGAAGCGCCACCTCACCGCCCAGTTCGGGGATGACGGCGCTTGCCTCCATGCGTTTCTGCATGATGACGATCCGCCGATATCGGCGTACGTGCCGCCGCCCTCGATTTGTGAGTCGTACACGTTCGAGCACACGCACGACGAGCCGGGACGCATCGAGACGATCCTGGTCGAGCTCGTCCAGGATGCCGTCAAGCGGCTGGAGCGGCGGACGACGCAACGGCTGACGGTGCGGCTGGAGGAGCGAAATCGGCAGACGCAGACCGCCGCGCGCACGCTGCGCGAACCCAAGGAAGATGCCGGGGATCTCGCCGGGCTGGCGTCTACGCTGCTCCACACGCTCGTGCACGACGGCATGCGGGTATCTGCGGTGTCGGTCGAGCTGGGGGCGCTGGCGACGCCGGCCGGTCGGCAGGGGCGCCTTTTCAACGAGCGGCCCGGCGTGCGGAAGGTGATCGAGGCCGTCGAGCAGCGCTATCCTGGCGCCGTCCAGCGGGTCGTGACCGAGGCGGCCGCCATTTTCGACGAAGACCGATATGACTTCGTGCCCGTCCGAACGGCCTGA
- a CDS encoding response regulator, which translates to MPGTVLLADDHDVMRDILESFLQKKGYTVVASTNHGSNVVSLLEQHEPDLLILDLTMPGRNGLEVLKDLSSREYQTRIIVLTTHSEPAYVKVAFTRGADAYVIKGSHVRDLSAAIEKVENGERFLSASVQEAMQSTPTTSTARSTDEKQPRRNRAQ; encoded by the coding sequence ATGCCGGGAACGGTCCTTCTCGCCGACGATCATGATGTGATGCGGGACATTCTGGAGTCTTTTCTCCAGAAGAAGGGGTATACCGTCGTCGCGTCCACCAACCACGGATCTAATGTCGTCTCGCTGCTCGAACAGCACGAGCCCGATCTGCTCATCCTCGACCTGACGATGCCCGGCCGCAACGGACTCGAGGTTTTGAAGGATCTGTCCTCCCGCGAGTACCAGACGCGCATCATCGTACTCACGACACACAGCGAACCTGCATACGTCAAGGTGGCTTTCACCCGAGGCGCAGACGCCTATGTGATAAAGGGAAGCCACGTGCGAGACCTATCGGCGGCGATCGAGAAGGTCGAAAATGGAGAGCGCTTCCTCAGTGCGAGCGTTCAGGAGGCTATGCAATCGACTCCCACAACATCAACGGCGCGGTCGACCGATGAAAAACAGCCCCGGCGCAACCGCGCACAATGA
- a CDS encoding HEAT repeat domain-containing protein, whose product MYRHLFFRSAAAFLALLLLAAPSAFAQSSASPDAVYTQRVQAQIVEMLNSDDPKTQKQGISLIQQFADRENSKIDPTYFADRLSRMYFDEDQNDDVRMGALDALHAMDKLESQVSAIVRHLQSDPSTTVRTHTLRVLSQYNSPTKG is encoded by the coding sequence ATGTATCGACATCTCTTTTTCCGCTCCGCCGCCGCATTCCTCGCGCTCTTGCTTCTCGCCGCTCCCTCCGCGTTTGCGCAGAGCTCGGCTTCCCCGGACGCCGTGTACACACAACGGGTCCAGGCTCAAATCGTAGAGATGCTCAACTCCGATGACCCGAAAACACAAAAACAGGGAATCTCCCTGATTCAACAGTTCGCCGATCGCGAGAATTCGAAAATCGACCCGACGTACTTCGCCGATCGCCTCTCCAGAATGTATTTCGATGAGGACCAGAATGACGATGTGCGAATGGGCGCCCTTGATGCCCTTCACGCAATGGATAAGCTAGAATCCCAGGTGAGTGCGATCGTGCGGCATCTCCAGTCGGATCCCTCGACGACCGTACGGACCCACACGCTTCGAGTGCTCTCACAGTACAACTCGCCGACGAAGGGCTAA
- a CDS encoding Spy/CpxP family protein refolding chaperone, which yields MPRRSLVLPALIAVVFFITKAALPAHAQVSGSPDAALESAVSAVTEAGLSVEQGDAVRSILEEAEREPGALWTAAGAIHAELGTTGTLAYAQALQANRIERRADRRSGRGMRGQRHSPRGPGRDADFVGPGLSDLDLTDEQQSQIAEIRSTYRQEMRALRDDAGRPSAETREAMRSLRTEMRSEIRAVLTDEQVQQIEERRSERRGQREVRRAESLEARNEVLKLNEEQKQKLDSLRSAHQQARAEMRGQRSSVDRRAHRTAGRAAIAEILDDDQEAIVTLHRALRGVMLGGDGRPRGPRGGGR from the coding sequence ATGCCCCGGCGATCCCTCGTCCTTCCGGCTCTGATCGCCGTCGTGTTTTTCATTACGAAAGCCGCTCTGCCCGCTCACGCACAGGTATCGGGTTCGCCGGATGCTGCGCTTGAGTCGGCCGTGAGTGCCGTCACCGAGGCCGGATTGTCGGTTGAACAGGGGGATGCGGTTCGCTCCATTCTTGAAGAAGCAGAGCGAGAGCCCGGCGCGCTGTGGACGGCAGCCGGGGCGATTCATGCAGAGCTCGGAACGACCGGCACGCTCGCCTACGCTCAGGCATTGCAGGCAAACCGTATCGAGCGACGCGCTGATCGTCGGTCGGGTCGAGGCATGAGGGGACAGCGGCATAGCCCGAGAGGACCAGGCAGGGATGCCGATTTCGTCGGTCCGGGATTGAGTGACCTGGATCTTACGGACGAGCAGCAGTCGCAGATTGCTGAGATTCGGTCGACGTACCGTCAAGAGATGCGTGCACTCCGAGATGATGCCGGGCGCCCCTCCGCAGAAACACGGGAGGCGATGCGCTCACTCCGAACGGAGATGCGATCGGAAATCCGAGCTGTTCTCACGGACGAGCAGGTACAGCAGATCGAAGAACGCCGGTCGGAGCGGCGAGGCCAGCGCGAGGTGCGTCGGGCGGAGAGTCTGGAGGCGCGTAACGAGGTGCTGAAGCTGAACGAAGAGCAAAAGCAAAAACTCGACTCGCTCAGATCCGCACATCAACAGGCACGAGCGGAGATGCGTGGACAAAGATCGAGCGTCGATCGCCGTGCCCATCGTACAGCGGGCCGGGCAGCCATCGCCGAAATTTTGGACGACGATCAGGAGGCGATCGTGACGCTGCACCGTGCACTTCGTGGCGTGATGCTGGGTGGGGACGGGCGCCCACGTGGACCTCGAGGGGGCGGGCGATAG